CTACCTGGAATAAAAAGCACCAATTTTGCTGCGGGTGTTAAGGTGGCTACCGCTGTACCAATGTTAGCAATGCTCCCCACCGGCATTGTCTATGGTAGTATAAATCTCGACAAACAAATTAATTCAATAAATAACGCTGATTTACCTTCAGATATTAAACAACAATATATCCATAAGGCTGTATGGGATTTTGCTATAAATGAAGTTCTATTTAGTATAGGTCCGACTGCTCTAGGTATTCATCAAGCAATAAAAACCAAAGTTGCTAGTATGCCTAAAAAAGTTATAAACACTAGTGATGCTGATGTTCCGCCATTAGAAGCACCAACAATTAGGAAAAGAGATAAAGGCTACGTAGAGGCTATAGTATTCAGTGATGACGATGGCGTAGGTGCAACAGGCACGATAGGGCAAAGAAGAATTAATTATATGCAAGCCCGCGCCAGCTCATTATTAGGTAGAGCTAAAAGTCTATATATTGATATTGTGCTACTTATTAAAGAAGCTAGTAGCCTGCAAAAAGATGGTAACTCAAATTGGCAAAATCGCGTGAGAGCAGCTCAACCCTTAATAGCAGAAATGAATGACTTATTAATTACATACAATAGATATAGCAAAAGAAAAATAGATACTGATTTTCATCAATATGTTATTAATGTGGTAACACATTTTTCTAAATTAGCTGAAAAACTACCTGAGCATTGGCTAAATCAAAAACGTGTACCTTATATTGACGCCATAATCATAAGTAGAGAGGCACTTGCGCAAGATGCTTTTAGTTTTCATCTGCAAAATACGAAAAACAAAATTGCTTCTATGAGCGAAAGTGGGGCAAGACAAACAGTTATTGACGAGCTGACTAATGCATTTGCACAGCTGGATAATATGCAAATACAAGATATTCCTTTTCACGAATTGGCTGCCTTAAAAAACCAATTTAAAATTGAATTGTCTAGCCTTTATAAGTCAGCTCAACCAAATAAGGCTATTCAATATTTGCTAACTTGTTGTGATGGCGATGCTCATTTTAACATTGATTATATTGCAAATTTAAAAAATCCAAATGATTTTATTGCCGCCTTTAAATATTATTGCATCGACAATCTGAGAAGTGCTGATGATAGTAGCTATCAAATGATAATAGATAATATTATAGCTTTTGCAAACAGGCGTACTGAACTTGACGTTATTGTCTTGTTAGAGCATGTATTTTCTGACGGTTTTTTTGATACCGCTAAGATAAACGGTCGTATATATACTGCATTGTCTAATTATGTGATGCTTTTAAAAGGCGATACCGACTATTTATTGTATCGTTTATCTATGCTTAAACAAGGCCAAGGCAATTAAGCTAATATTAGCCCCCACCTGCCAGCTTTTTCGTTTTATTATAATTAAATATTAAAGATTAAAATAACCGCCGATTACTGTTTGCAACCCAATAGTAACACTATGATCAGCGCCATCTGGTACGATTAAGTCAAATGCTAACTGTGGCCCAGCACCAATAAAAAAATGTTGAGCAATATGCAGCAACAATGGTGCAAATATGTCTAATTGCACAAGCGTATATGAAAAATCACCAAACTGATGAATTATCGGTAACGAACCTTGCGCTAATAAAGAAATTTGTGGATTAAGCGCTAAATGATACGCTGCCATCGGTGCAAAACCAAGCTGAGTAGTACTGCTGCTTTCGCTGCCATTCATAGTTGCTACTTGCTCACTGTGGCGCTGCAATTTAAAACTACCACCGACAGCTAAATTATCCATGATAAAATATAATAATCCAGGATTGATACCTATTTCACTGGTACCATCACCAGCAGTATTGTACTTCATTGAAATAGAGCCAAAGGGAACAACTTGACCAGGATGACCAAAAGCTGCGCTACCACCACTCTGTGCTAAAGCAATAGTTGGTAATGCTAACATTGCAACAAATACAAAACTGATAAACCATTTACCCTGTTTCATTGAACCCCCTCTTATCAAAGTAACTTAAGAGTTTAGTACTTATGTTTGTAACTGTGATTAAAGTGAAGCTACTTAGTGGTAAGTACTGCACCTGTTGACGTTTAATTGGTTAAAAAAAATCTATTAATCAATCACATTATGTTTCAAAATCATAAAAAAAATAAATAACACCTATAATCGCGGTGATTTTAATCACACGCTTTTTTAAGTTTGCTACTGTTTAAATCACATTACTCTTGCATTGGTCTAGCTATTTTTGCGGTATTTTCAAGCATGTGCTGTAATATTTTAGTGAGTTCTTGTACTGAAAAAGGTTTCTCAACAATATCAACAGCGCCTCTACCTGTTGCTTGCAGTGGGCGAGCGCGTTCAGCAAAAGCCGTAACAAATAAAACTGGAATTTGTTCATATTCACTAGTGCCACGCATCCGCATAACTAAATCAATGCCTGTTTCGTTAGGCAAATCGATATCTAAAATCATTAAGTTGGGCTTTTTTGCCAATAAATCCCAGGCAGCAGGAACATTATCAGCGATAAAAACTTGGTGGCCTTGTGATTCAACAATTGTGGCAATCATTTTTGCGATGACATTATCATCATCCATTACTACCACAGTCGCCATTTTGATCTCCCTATCGTACTCTCCCACCCCATTATAAATAAAACGACCATCTCCATTATTTTGTTCAGATGAATCACTCAAACATGTGTTGAATAAAATTTAAATTTTCCCCTACCTCATTACAGCACAATACATTAAGAAAGCATATACTCAAATTTAAGGATTCTTACGCTATTTAAGGGGGTATCCCTAAATGTTATTGGAGATAAAAAATGATTAAACCTCATGGTTCATCGACTTTAAATGCTTTATATATTAACGATGCATATAAACGCCAACATCTTGAAAATGAAGCAAAAAATCTACCCAGCATTATAATCAATTCGGCCGCCGCCGCTAATGCAGTTATGCTTGGTGCTGGCTATTTTAACCCTTTAACAGGTTATATGGGACTTAGCGATGCTATATCAATCGCTGATAATATGCATACCAACGACGGACTTTTTTGGCCAATCCCCATAATAAATATGATTGAAGATGCAAGCGCTATAAAAAATGCCAAGCGACTTGCACTACGTGACCCTAATGTTGAAAGCAACCCGGTAATTGCAGTTATGGATATTGCCGCTATTGAAACAATATCCGAAGCGCAAATGCAGCATATGACCCAAAAAATATTCGGTACTTATGATGCAAATCATCCCGGCGTTAAAGCATTTACTAGCAGTGGTCGTACTTTGTTGTCAGGACCTATTCAGGTACTTAATTTTTCTTATTTTTCAAAAGAATTTCCTGAAACTTTTCGTACTGCAAAACAATTACGTGAAGAGATTGCCAAGCGAGGTTGGCAAAAAACCGTTGCCTTTCAAACACGCAACCCTATGCATCGAGCCCATGAAGAACTTTGTCGTATGGCTCTAACTGAGCTAAAAGCCGACGGTATTTTGATTCATATGCTTCTAGGGCATTTAAAAGCCGGTGATATTCCAGCAACCGTACGCGATGCCTCAATTCGCAAAATGGTTGAACTATATTTTCCTAAAGATACTGTGCTTATTGCAGGATATGGCTTTGATATGATGTATGCAGGCCCACGCGAAGCGGTTTTGCATGCGGTTTTTCGTCAAAATGCTGGTTGTACTCATTTAATTGTTGGGCGTGATCATGCAGGTGTTGGTTCATTTTATGGCCCCTTTGATGCACAAACTATATTTGATCATGAAGTGCCAGAGGGTGCATTAGAAATAAAAATATTCAAAGCTGACCATACCGCTTGGAGTAAAAAACTTGGGCGTGTAGTTATGTTGCGTGATGCCAGTGATCATAAACCCGAAGATTTCATTATGCTCTCAGGTACGAAAGTACGCGAGTTATTATCGCAAGGACAAGCACTACCACCCGAATTTAGTCGACCTGAAGTTGCGGCTATTTTGAGAGATTACTATCAAGCGACTTAAAAATTAATGGCACGAACTACACGAACCGCCAGAACAACTACCGCAACTACCTCCACTCTTGCTTGAGACAAAGCCGCTACTGGTTTTTATTGCTGTTACTGATAGTAATCGATGCACCTTATCACTTTGGCATTTAGGACATTGCACTTCTTTAGTGCTACTAAAAACCAATTCTTCAAACTCATTTTCACACTGCTCACATTTATATTCATAAATAGGCATCTTTTTTAAACTCCTTAAGATGATTTTTTTAATTTAAGATTAAATACATGCCGCAATATATAGTCACGTATGACACCTGGTATCAAACGTCGTAATAATGGCAAAACTTTAGCACCACGGCCTACACGTACCACTCGCGGTGGTCGTGGTTTTAAAATATAAGTTGCTACTTTATCAGCAAACTCACTAGTCGACATTGGTGATTCTTGTGACATATTTACCCGTCGACGAATACTTTCTAAAAAAGGCTTATATAAAGAATTATCGTTTTCATAACGACTTAAATCAACTTTAGCATTATCAGCAATTTTTGATTGCACCCGGCCTGGTTCTACCGAAATTACATCAACACCAAATGGTTTTAATTCAAGTCGTAAAACTTCACTAAGCATATGTACAGATGCTTTACTCATGCAATAAGCGCCAGCAAATGGCGTACCCAATATACCAACAATACTCCCAATATTAACTATGCGTCCACTGCGCTCCTGTATCATATGGGGGGCAACAGCCTGAATCATAGCGAGTGTACCAATTACATTAGTATCATAAATATTACTGACATCGTTAATAGATAACTCAGCTAAGGGACCAACGACACTAAAGCCTGCATTATTTATCAGCATATCTATGTGACCAAATTTATCAATCACTTCGTCGATTGCTTTATCGATACTTTGTTTATCAGTAACATCAAGAGGCAAAGTAATAACATCAGGATGCTTTGCCATTTCGGCTAAGTTATCAAGACAACGAGCAGTTGCCACAACTAATTGTCGACGACTAGCTAATTCGCTGGCTAATGCGAAACCTATACCTGATGAGCAACCAGTGATCAAAATTACTTGAGGTACCGATGCATTCATAAAATGGATCCTTGTAGATTAGTTTCAATAGCGGTTGCTAATTCTAACTGCTCATCAAGAACCGCACGCAAATGCTCGTCGCTGGTTAATGGATTTGCTAAAACTGCGCGCAAAGCCATTATAGGAACTTTACTACCGTAGTGAGTATGGGTTAGCAAGGTACGAGAGACAAAACCAGTGCCAAAGGTAAATTGTTGTTCTTGTATCTGTTTATTTACTTCATTAATATATTTGTTATTCGGCCCCTCAACGCCTGCATGGCCAATTCGCTGGCGTTGACTAATTGGAATATAGCGATATACCATAATATTTAGTTCTGGTTCTGCAAGTAATTCAAATTCAGGTCGCGCAATTATTTGTGCACGCATGGCTTTAGTCTTAGCCATACCCTGATCGATAAGCCAAGCAAGACCTCTACGCCCTAATGTCGCCAAGGCTGCATGTACATATAAAGATAAAGCAGGACGTGAACCTTCTAAGGTACGTTTACCAAGGTCTAGTGAAGCTTCTCGGGCAATATAGTTTGCTACTTTTTCAATACCAGTGGCGAGTTTAGGATTACGTAATAGTACAGTACCAAGACCAATTGGGGTGTATAGTTGTTTATGTCCATCAATAGTTACAGAGTCAGCGCGTTCAATTCCACTTAATAGATGTCGATATTGTTCAGAAAACAATACTGGTCCACCCCAAGCGGCATCGACATGCAAATGTATTTTATGTTCTTGTGCAATATCTGCAAGTTCATCTAACGGATCAACACTACCAACTTCTGTAGAACCAGCAAGACCGATTAGTGCAATTATGCATTCATTACGTTCATGGCATTGCGCAATTGTACAACGTAATTGCTTAGTATCAATTTTGCCGGCACTATTTACCGGTACACGAATTATTGCGTTCGCTCCCATACCCATGATATCGGCGGCTTTTTCAGCAGAAAAATGCATTAAAGTCGAACCGATAATAACCGCACGAGAAAACTTGTGTGTCTGCAATACAGAAGCAAAACCGGTATTATCAATTCCCTGATGATTTTTATTGGGTCCAAGTGCAGCATTGCGGGCGCACCATAAAGCCGCGATATTAGCTAGCGTGCCTCCGGTAACCATCATTCCTAAGGTACTTTGACTCGCTTGAGTATGTTCTTGATAAAAAGCTTCGTCTTGATTAAAAACAAGACGGTGCAACATTGCAATGGCTTGACGTTCATATAACGTTAACACACCTGAAGTCTCAACCTTAACAATATTTTGGTTAAGTACCGCTAATAACTGACTCATAACAAATACATAGCCAGGTAGTGCTGAAGTCATATGACCGATGAATTGTGGCGAGCTGGTTTTAACAGCTCGTGGAATAATTTCACGTAAAAGATGAGTAAAAAAACCCTGCGGTGGTATGGGGCTATTAGGAATCTGAGTATCATTAAAATCAGCAAAAACTTCAGATAAAGGAGGAGAACCTAGTTTACCTGGCTCGTGAAGAAATCGTGAAAGTTCTGACACTATTTGTGTAGCAGTGCCTTGGTTTGGTGAAAGCCAATTTTCAGCGCTAGCAAAAAGGTCGTAAATATATGTATCAACTTCATCTGACATACGACTAAACGACGCCTCCGATTTTCTATTTATTTTGGTTAGTTTTTATGTCGCAAAATGCGCGTTATAATAATCTATACCGCACACAAAAAGCTCTGCAATACTATCAAGAATTTGCTGCCAGTCACTACGTCGTCGTCTTAAAGTTGGTAACATAATTGCATCAGGCGTTAATAGTGGCCGCGCCATGCCTAATAAAACTGGATTTGGACCAAGTTCAACAAATATTCGACATCCTTGTTTATAAGCCGTACGAATACCTTGGGCAAAACGTACAGCTTGGCGAACATGACAACGCCAATAATGTGCGGTGCAAACATCAGAACTTGCTAATTCACCAGTCACATTAGAAACTAACTCAATGGTTGGCGTTGCATAAGTTATACTAGCAGCTACTGCTTCAAATTCATCAAGTATTGGTTCAACCAACGGTGAATGAAAAGCATGTGAGACTGTTAGCATAATTACTTTTGCACCATTTTGTTTCATATGTTCAGCTACAGCACTGACCCGTTCACCACCACCTGAAATAACTATAGCTTCATCACCATTAATTGCCGCTAGTGATATTTCATGACGATAAGGTTCAAGCTTATCAACAATTTTATCGGCACTTACCGCAATTGCCGCCATTTTGCCGTAAGGAGGCAAACTTTGCATAAGACGCGCGCGTGCGGCGATGAGTTTGATACCATCTGCAAAACTAAAAACACCTGCACGAGCTGCGGCGACGTATTCACCAATACTATGGCCTAAAACAAGATCAGGATTAATTCCCCATGCAGCAAAAACTTCTGCTAAAGCGTACTCGATGGCAAACAAAGCTGGCTGGGTGTAAAGGGTTTGATCGATTAAACTAGTATCTTCATTTTTACCCAAGATCACATCAATGAGAGGTACCTGCATTACACCAGCAAGAGCATCACTACAGACGTGCAGTGTCTCGCGAAATAACGGTTGCGTATTGTATAGCTCTTGCCCCATGCCAACGTACTGTGAACCCTGGCCGGTAAAAATAAAGGCCACTTTTGGCAATGGTTTATTAGCGACACCTTGATGAATAGTAGAATCATTTTGACCATTAAGATACGCTTGTAGTTTTGGTGCAGCTTCTGCAAAAGAAGATGCTGTAAAAGCTAAACGATGATTCTCTGTTGGTGTAGGGGCTTTAGCTTTTAAACAAGCATTAATAAAACTGGCATCATCTTTAATAACTTTCTGCAAATTTTCTACTTTAGTACGCAGATCATCATTATTTAACGCAGATATTGTCAATAAATGACGAGGTTGTTTTTCGATAGGATTCTGCCTTTCCACCAAGACTAGCCTCCATAAAGCAAAATGTGAATACCATGTATGCCATGTAACAACACTGGCCGTTTTACTCAAGCTTGAGCTAATAGCAGTTGCGGAAACTGCTATTAGCATAACGGAAATATGGAGTTAAGCGAAAGAAATCATTCGAAAAATAACGACGTTCCAAAATTAATGATGGTTTATATCAAGCCTTACCAAAAAAGCCTTGCAACTTCGTTACCTTGTTGATGCTATATGCGTGTAATTAAGGAGTGTCCCTGGAGACTGGTTTTTTACAATGTCCCTTAAAATTCTTACTCTTATCCCAGCACGCAGTGGCTCTAAAGGCTTACGGCATAAAAATGTGCAACAGGTTGGTGGTTTAACATTACTAGAGCGCACTATTAAATTAGCACAGGAAAGCATTCGCCACCGTGAACAATGGTCGATAGTTGTGAGTACTGATTCACCTGGTTATGCCAAAATTGCGTGCCTTGCAGGTGCCGAAGTTCCTTTTTTACGACCGCCATTTTTAGCAAACGACACTGCAAGATTAACAAAAGTAATTGCGCATGCTCTCATGTATATGCAAAACCAAAAACGTCCTTTTGATATGGTGATTATGCTGTCTCCAACAACACCTTTAACTTTACCTAAAGACGTACGAGCTGCGATTAATCTATATAAAAAACACCAAAGTGCTGTTATTTCAGTAACTACTGATCGTACTGCTCCTTCGTGGCGCTTTACAATTAATAATGGGCAACTACTTGCTCCAGCGAGACGCCGTATTGTGCATCGACAAGAAGAACCAAAAAGTTATGTATTAAATGGAGCTATATATATTGCAAGCCCACAGTGGCTAAAGCGCCATAAACAATTTTACGCTACAAGCGCGCGAGCTTTAATTATGCCACCAGAGCGGTCATTAGATATTGAAAATAAACATGATCTCAATATTGCACAGTTATTAATAGAGCAATCGAAAAAATCTGGCAGAATAAAAAAGAGTTGATATAACTAAATATGCAAATAAAAAATATCGTGCAGCAAATTGCATTGATTGGACTTATTGGTATTTTTTTATTCATTTATAGACTCAACTGTGGTTTTAGGTAGTTGTGGTTTTGTGGGCATTACCCCTTGGATTAAACGTAGTTTTGTAAGCCTGCCTTGTTTATCGGTCCCTTGAATAATAATCTTGGCTTTTGGTAGAAATTTTTCCAATACTTCGATTAGAGTGCGGTCTTTCATAATCTTAGGAGAACGAATATATTCATCATATACTTTCAGAAAACGTTCTGACTCGCCTTGAGCGCCAGTAGTGCGTCGATATTTATACGATTTTGCTTGTTCAATAAGATTTAGAGCTTTTGTATTAGCTTCTGGGATTACAGTATTACGATGTGCTTCAGCCATATGGTTAGAAGTTTTCATTTCTTCACGAGCATTAGCTACATCTTCAAACGCCTGCCTTGTTGTAATAGGTGGTACAGCCATGCTTGTTGAAACGCTAGCAATTGAAAAACCAAGCGAGGCTTTATTTATTGCATCGGTAAGATTTTTATGAATTTCATGTTCAGTATCAATCTTTCCAGTAGTTAAAAGTGTATCTACTTTACGGTTTGCTACTATTTTAAGAATTACGCTGCGGGAAATTTGTTCTAATATCTTTTCAGGTTTTTCACAGCTAAATAGATATTTTTGTGGTTCGGAAATACGGTATTGGATGATATAACGATTGTGAATGATATTTTTATCGCCGGTTATCGCGTAAATTGGTAAGTCAGTAGCGTTAGAGAGATTTGTTGACCAAAAACCAACTTCTATGCTTTTTATTTCTTTAATTTTAATTTTATCAACAGTATCTATTGGCCACGGTAATGCATAATATATTCCTGGATTAACAAGCTCATAAAATTTTCCAAACCGACGAATTACTGCTTGCTCATTAGTTTCGATTTGGCAAACACCTGAGGCAATATAGAATACTATTAATATAGCTAGAGCGATATAAATAATACGATGTATATTTTGTAACACCGTATGCTTTTCATCTTTTAATATATTTAGTAGTGTCATTGGCGTAAATATTTAAATAGTTCAGAATCTTCGGTTAGCACTAATGTCGATTTTTCATCGAGAATTTTATGATAACTTTCTAGTGTTCGCCAAAACTGATAAAAATCGGGATCTTTCGAAAATGCTTGTGAGTATATTTTAGCCGCCTCTGCATCACCCTCACCACGAATGATCTGCGCGTTTTGATAAGCTTCGGAAATAATATCGCTTTTCTCACGATCAGCAGCGGCGATTATCGCTGCAGCTTTTTCTTGGCCTTCAGCACGATATTTATTTGCTATTGCTTTTCTTTCTGCACGCATTCTTTCATATACAGCAAAAGCATTGTCATTTGGCAGTGCTAAACGACTAACACCGAAGTCAATAATTTTAACACCAAAGTATTTTGAAGCTGCTTGTGCAATTTGCTTTTGTATGCGTGATTCCATATTGTGAATCATTATTTCTTTGGTAGTCGAAAAAAGCATATCAAATTCAAAGTCACCAACTGCAGCACCACCCTTTGCGGTTAAGATGTCATCGAGTTTTTCTTCCCAAACGGTGTTTGTTTCAACTGATGAAAAGAAAACCAATGGGTCTTCGACTTGCCAAGTAACATAACATTGGACAACAATATTCTTTTTATCTTTGGTTAATAACTCAATTAAACGCCCCTCATAAATTTTAATACGATTGTCAATGCGATGAACTTTATCAACTAAAGGCATTTTAAAATGCAAACCAGGTTGTGGATTATAAGAAAGCGCTTTACCGAAACGAGTTAATACAATATGTTCTGTCTGGTTAACAAAATAGGTAATTGAAAATGCAAATAATATTAAGACTAGCAGAGATAAAGATATCCACATCCATCGTTTCATGGTTCAACCTCTTCCGCTCCAAAAAGAGACATAGCTTCGGCTGGATTTTGCTGAGGCATTGTCATCGAGTTGTTACCGTTAGAAATCAGAAAAAGTTCAAGTGCCTCTTTTGTCGTTTCTTTTGGTACAATATATTTTTCACGGCCAACTAATACTTTTTCAATAGTTTCAAGATATAATCTTCGGTGAGTTATTTTTGGAGAGGCATGATATTCTTTAAGTAATTTTAAGAAACGTTGACTTTCACCTTTGCTCGCTAATATTTTTTTATTGCTTTGTGCGTGGGTAATTAATTCTGTAGTTTTTGCTTTACCACGTTCACGAGGGATAAGATCATTTCGATAACCCTGCGCATCATTTATATAAGTTTCATACTCAACAGTTGCACTAACCACTGCTTCAAATTCTTCTGCAACATTAGTTGGTGGATGCATATCACGCAGATTTAGCATTTGTAAATCTATACCAAGTGAGCCTGGATAGCTTTGCAGCATATCTTTCATCTCACTCAATAATTCATTCTCGAGCTTACCGCGCTCGATCGTGATAGAAGGAAAAAATTGTTGATGAGCAAAGTGATTAAGTAAAACAGTATAGCCTATCTTACGCAGAATTATTTCAGGTTGATCGGCAGCATATAAAAATACTAAAGGATCGATAATGCGATAATGTAACGTCATGCCAACATCGACAAAAATAGTTTCACCAGTAAGAATATTATGTTCTCTAACATAATGAACATTTGTCCATAGTAGCGTACGACTTGAAGGGTTTATTTCAGAACCAATTACTAGACTACGTACACGCTGTGTATCAAGTTTTTGCACTTTACCTATTGGCCACGGCCAGCAATAATGCAGGCCCGGTTTAAAAATAATGATTTTATTATCTTTAGAAATAGGTTTACCAAAACGTTCAATAATAGCTTGTTGATAGCTTTCAACAGTAAAGAATCCAGAAATAAAATATACAAATAAAACAGCGATGATACAGAGAGTCGAAAGAAATATACCAACTTTTTTTTCTCGTTTTAAATCTGCTTCGGATATTTGTAATATGTTAGAAATGAACGAGACAATATGCTTCCATAGAAAAGTTAAAAGTCGTCGCCAAAGATTTATACTCCAAGTTGAATAAACTAACACTAAAGAATCTTCTTTACTGACTATGTCGCGATAAACCGCAATAAAAACTTTTATAGCTTCTACCAGAATAAATATTACAAGCAGTCCTGATACAAAACGATCAATAGGCAAGGAAAGGCTTTCACTAAACAATGCAACCGCAACGATTAGGCTGCAATACGCATCGACGCGTGCATGACGACCATCGGCAATAAGCGCTGAAGCCTGTTCTTTATTACCAACAGAAAGCTCCAAACGTGATAATAAAAGTGAAACAAGTGCTAAAAAGAGCATTACTAGACCGGCAAGTGCAGGATTTTTTACAATCACTTGCTTATAGGTAAAAACTTCGGTGCTAATGCCTATTCCTACTGAAAAAAGAAAAATTCCGATAATGATAGCTACTTTGCGTTGAAGATGTTTAGTAAAAAATAAGATAATTTTAGAATTAGATTTGGGTGTGGATTTATATTTATTATCAATTCTTACTGCTAAATAAACGGCAATAGAAGAACCAATATCAGAAAATGAATGAAAGGCTTCGGCAAGTAAAGCTAGACTTCCGCTAAATATTGCAAGCAAAAATTTAATCAATGTTAATGAAAAATTGATACTAATGGCTATCAAGCCGACTGTTTGAGCTTTACCTCGATCAATATGCATAGTTTGCTCAATATAATTTGTTGTTTTAGCGGACATTATTCCTTTGGGTTAGCAAAAGTAAAGGTTAATCCCGCCAAATGATGCTGCATTGATATTCTCAAGTACACGACAGTTGCCCATTCTTCTTCCTGTCATTGGACCGTATCCCATAGGTCCCATAGCGTTTCTGTTTGGCATTTGAAATATCCTTTCTTCGTTTTTGTTAAATTTTTATAGCTTTATTTAATATTAAAACGTCCATCTTTTAATGGAAGCTCAATTCCTAGTTGCTTTATTTTTCTATAGAGGGTGCTTTTATGCATACCCAGTTCGCGAGCTACTTTTCGTCGATTGCCATTATTGCGGTTGATGGCATCACGTATTGTTTGAGCTTCAACAACAGTTACAACATCATGCATTTTACGTTTGTATTCACTATGAAACGAAATGGGCATCATTTCTTTTGGTAAATGGTCCAGTTCTATTTGCCCATCATGGCAAAGCATAAAACCATGTTCGATAATATTTGATAGTTCACGGACATTACCTGGAAAATTATGCGCCATAAGTACAGCCATAACATCAGGGCTTGCACCGGTTATATTTTTATTTTGAATAGCATTGAATACGGTAATGAAATGCGAAACGAGTAATGGTATATCTTCACGACGTTT
The Deltaproteobacteria bacterium DNA segment above includes these coding regions:
- the hflK gene encoding FtsH protease activity modulator HflK codes for the protein MTLLNILKDEKHTVLQNIHRIIYIALAILIVFYIASGVCQIETNEQAVIRRFGKFYELVNPGIYYALPWPIDTVDKIKIKEIKSIEVGFWSTNLSNATDLPIYAITGDKNIIHNRYIIQYRISEPQKYLFSCEKPEKILEQISRSVILKIVANRKVDTLLTTGKIDTEHEIHKNLTDAINKASLGFSIASVSTSMAVPPITTRQAFEDVANAREEMKTSNHMAEAHRNTVIPEANTKALNLIEQAKSYKYRRTTGAQGESERFLKVYDEYIRSPKIMKDRTLIEVLEKFLPKAKIIIQGTDKQGRLTKLRLIQGVMPTKPQLPKTTVESINE
- the hflC gene encoding protease modulator HflC — encoded protein: MKRWMWISLSLLVLILFAFSITYFVNQTEHIVLTRFGKALSYNPQPGLHFKMPLVDKVHRIDNRIKIYEGRLIELLTKDKKNIVVQCYVTWQVEDPLVFFSSVETNTVWEEKLDDILTAKGGAAVGDFEFDMLFSTTKEIMIHNMESRIQKQIAQAASKYFGVKIIDFGVSRLALPNDNAFAVYERMRAERKAIANKYRAEGQEKAAAIIAAADREKSDIISEAYQNAQIIRGEGDAEAAKIYSQAFSKDPDFYQFWRTLESYHKILDEKSTLVLTEDSELFKYLRQ
- a CDS encoding protease modulator HflK family protein, whose protein sequence is MHIDRGKAQTVGLIAISINFSLTLIKFLLAIFSGSLALLAEAFHSFSDIGSSIAVYLAVRIDNKYKSTPKSNSKIILFFTKHLQRKVAIIIGIFLFSVGIGISTEVFTYKQVIVKNPALAGLVMLFLALVSLLLSRLELSVGNKEQASALIADGRHARVDAYCSLIVAVALFSESLSLPIDRFVSGLLVIFILVEAIKVFIAVYRDIVSKEDSLVLVYSTWSINLWRRLLTFLWKHIVSFISNILQISEADLKREKKVGIFLSTLCIIAVLFVYFISGFFTVESYQQAIIERFGKPISKDNKIIIFKPGLHYCWPWPIGKVQKLDTQRVRSLVIGSEINPSSRTLLWTNVHYVREHNILTGETIFVDVGMTLHYRIIDPLVFLYAADQPEIILRKIGYTVLLNHFAHQQFFPSITIERGKLENELLSEMKDMLQSYPGSLGIDLQMLNLRDMHPPTNVAEEFEAVVSATVEYETYINDAQGYRNDLIPRERGKAKTTELITHAQSNKKILASKGESQRFLKLLKEYHASPKITHRRLYLETIEKVLVGREKYIVPKETTKEALELFLISNGNNSMTMPQQNPAEAMSLFGAEEVEP
- a CDS encoding DUF5320 domain-containing protein, whose translation is MPNRNAMGPMGYGPMTGRRMGNCRVLENINAASFGGINLYFC